In the genome of Nitrospinota bacterium, the window GTGTCTATTCAGGCGCAGGTGATCAACCTCATGCAGGATCTTAAAGAAACCATGAACATTTCCTACCTGTTCATTTCCCACGACATGGCCATCGTGGAACACTTTTGCGACCGGGTGGCGGTCATGTACCTGGGCAAGATCGTGGAGATGACCATAAGCGACCAACTTTATAATAACCCACGCCACCCTTACACCGAAGCCCTGCTTTCCGTCATCCCCACCATCGAGTCCGGGAGAAAAAAACAACCGCTCCTGATCAAGGGGGACATTCCCAGCGCCGCGAACCCACCGACCGGGTGCGCGTTTCACACCCGCTGTCCGATTAAGGAAAAAATATGCGAGACCACCACCCCGGAGCTGAAAGAAGTGGAACCGGGTCATTTTGTCGCCTGTCTGTTGAGGGAGTCTTGAATCGTTATGGAAATAGGAATCATTTCAGACACTCATAGTTTGGTGAGGCCGGAAGTGTACGAAGCCTTCGAGGGAGTAGACCTCATCCTGCATGCGGGAGACATCGGCAGTCACGATGTCATCATCGAACTGGAACCGATCGCGCCGATCAAAGCTGTGCTGGGAAACAACGACGGCCACCTCTCGCACCGATTCGATGAAAAGGTAAAGTTCGAGTTGGGACAACGGATCTTCAACCTTCAGCATATCCTTGACGATATCCCTGAAGAAACAGCGGCTGATTTAATTTTGATAAAAGAAATTTTTGTGTTCGGGCATTCCCATCAACCCATGAACCGGCAGGTGGGTGACACTCTTTATTTCAATCCGGGAAGCGCGGGACCGCGCCGATTCAATCTTCCCATCACCGTGGGACGAATCACTTTGGTTGGAAATACTGTGAGAGGAAAAATTATTTCACTGGAATGATCACAGCCCGCCGCCCAGGGCTTTGTCCAGATTGTAGGTGGCGCTGATGAGGGGCAGGTGTGTAAATGCCTGGGGGTAGTTTCCCAACGGCTCCACCAGGCGATCCCACCTCTTCCGCATACAGGCCGAGAGGATTGGTTAATTTGAGCTGATTTGTTCCTGACGGGAAATTGTTTGTGGAACCGAGGAGGCATGATGCAATACCATTTTCCAATGGTCCCCCTCATTTTTAAACAGGTTCGTGGCGTGCACTTTGGATAACTGCACTCCGGACGTTGACATGGCAAACAGATTTTCCTGACAACTCACCCAGAACATCCCATCGCCACCGCTCACTTCAATGTCCGATATTTTTATCTCCAGGTTTTCTGAGCCTGTAAATATTTTTTCCCATGACTGGATAATGTCGTCGAAACCCTTAAGGACCTCCCATCCCGGATGAATGCAGGATGAAGAACCCCCTTGCTGCCATACGGCCTGCATTAAAATAAGATCCTGCCGATTGAATGCCTCGTAAAATCTGGCATTGGCATCCATGACCGCTCTTTCTACCGACATCTAATCACCTTTTCTTTCTATGCAGACTCGGGCTGAAACAAACCTGTTCACCCCGTCGCTCGAAATTTTTAAGTATTTTTCAACAAATATTCTATGGCCTCGAACGTTTCTTCGGATTCCCAGTTCTTGGCGCCATCCACCCTGGCGACCACTCGCCCGGATTTATCGATGATAAACGTAAAAGGAATGCTGATCGAAGGATACAGTTTTTCGACTTTTCCTTCCGAATCGATCAGAACCGGAAAGGACAACTGATATTCTTCAGCAAAGTCCCGGACTTTCTTATCCGCGCCTTTGTCGAGGCTGACGGCGAGAACGGTCAACCCTTCAGAACGGTAACGGCGATATAAATTCTCAAACGAAGGCATTTCAATCCGGCACGGCACACACCATGTAGCCCAGAAATTCAACACCACCACCTGGCCTTTAAGGCTTTCCAGACTGACATGATTGCCTTCCTTGTTCCTCAAGGTAAATTGCGGCGCCAGATAACCTACCGAAGATTTTTCCTCGTCAAATTTTGCTCCAACCTGCACGTCACTCAGGGAGATGGGTTCTTCATAAAAATGTTCAAAGAAAAACAAAAGACCCACGACGAACAAAGTAACAAAGAGTGCGACGTATTTTTTAATGGGAATAGAGCTTTTCTTTTTTGAGTCGGTCAATTTCATCTTTCATTTTTTCCTGTCGCACTCTTTGCCCCATCAATAAAAAATACAACAGCGTAAAAGCCGCAAGGGAAATTAAAAGGGTGCCCATCATGGAGTTGTCGAGCCCATTGCCAAACCCCTGGGCGGTGATCACTTTAGGTTGCGGATGAAAGGACCGCCACCACAGAACCGAAAAGTGAATGAGTGGAATATCGAGAAACCCCACAATGCCAAGGACCGCAGCATACCGCGCCCGCATGGAGCCGGAGTCGGTTTGCGCTCTTAACATGAGGTAGGCGACGTAGATCAGCCAAAGGATAAGGGTGGACGTCAACCGCGCATCCCAGACCCACCAGGCCCCCCAGATAGGTTTCGCCCAAATAGGCCCGGTGATGAGCACCAGCGAACAAAAAATCACTCCGATCTCGGCAGAGGCATGGGCGTATATATCCCACTCCCTTTCTTTTTTCCAGAGGAACAAAATACTGCACAAAAACACCACAAAAAACGCAAAAAAGGAAAGCCAGGCACAGGGAATATGAAAATACATGATGCGCTGAACGGGACCTTCGGTCTTTTCAGTAGGAGCAAAGAGGTAGATTGCGGC includes:
- a CDS encoding metallophosphoesterase family protein, whose translation is MEIGIISDTHSLVRPEVYEAFEGVDLILHAGDIGSHDVIIELEPIAPIKAVLGNNDGHLSHRFDEKVKFELGQRIFNLQHILDDIPEETAADLILIKEIFVFGHSHQPMNRQVGDTLYFNPGSAGPRRFNLPITVGRITLVGNTVRGKIISLE
- a CDS encoding nuclear transport factor 2 family protein; this translates as MSVERAVMDANARFYEAFNRQDLILMQAVWQQGGSSSCIHPGWEVLKGFDDIIQSWEKIFTGSENLEIKISDIEVSGGDGMFWVSCQENLFAMSTSGVQLSKVHATNLFKNEGDHWKMVLHHASSVPQTISRQEQISSN
- a CDS encoding redoxin domain-containing protein gives rise to the protein MKLTDSKKKSSIPIKKYVALFVTLFVVGLLFFFEHFYEEPISLSDVQVGAKFDEEKSSVGYLAPQFTLRNKEGNHVSLESLKGQVVVLNFWATWCVPCRIEMPSFENLYRRYRSEGLTVLAVSLDKGADKKVRDFAEEYQLSFPVLIDSEGKVEKLYPSISIPFTFIIDKSGRVVARVDGAKNWESEETFEAIEYLLKNT
- the ccsA gene encoding cytochrome c biogenesis protein CcsA, with translation MKEETTKESYFLLWLTAGVIVAAMAAIYLFAPTEKTEGPVQRIMYFHIPCAWLSFFAFFVVFLCSILFLWKKEREWDIYAHASAEIGVIFCSLVLITGPIWAKPIWGAWWVWDARLTSTLILWLIYVAYLMLRAQTDSGSMRARYAAVLGIVGFLDIPLIHFSVLWWRSFHPQPKVITAQGFGNGLDNSMMGTLLISLAAFTLLYFLLMGQRVRQEKMKDEIDRLKKEKLYSH